Proteins encoded together in one Desulfosporosinus meridiei DSM 13257 window:
- a CDS encoding ComF family protein, which translates to MKSIFEELAKATRTLWYEAEQICVFCGDKHGPICPSCRADLLHPELGRCRGCGKLVLTEKTYCSDCVSGRGPKQLDQITAWGHYSGGLKDFIHTVKYNTHPRLISKIARPFSEWAIRQLPAVDGLVAVPMHKARLTERGYNQAEVIASALHWELGLPILRGVERIEQRSSQVLLSRQERLRNLEGTFVVSNPGYLKGRSVWLIDDVTTTGATFEAVAEVLRTSGVEAVYGLCLAAGLEKG; encoded by the coding sequence TTGAAGAGCATATTCGAAGAACTGGCTAAAGCCACGCGAACTCTATGGTATGAAGCTGAACAGATTTGTGTCTTCTGCGGAGATAAGCATGGCCCTATTTGCCCAAGTTGCAGGGCAGACCTCCTTCATCCTGAATTGGGACGTTGTAGAGGGTGTGGAAAGCTGGTTTTAACTGAGAAGACTTATTGCTCTGATTGTGTGTCCGGCAGAGGCCCCAAACAATTAGATCAAATTACTGCTTGGGGGCATTATTCGGGAGGGTTGAAGGATTTTATTCACACAGTTAAATACAATACTCATCCTCGACTTATTAGCAAGATTGCCCGCCCTTTTTCAGAATGGGCCATTAGACAACTTCCAGCAGTGGATGGTTTAGTTGCAGTACCAATGCATAAGGCACGATTAACTGAACGAGGTTACAATCAGGCGGAGGTAATAGCTTCTGCCTTGCATTGGGAATTAGGTTTACCGATTCTTAGGGGTGTTGAACGAATTGAACAAAGATCTTCTCAAGTATTGCTTTCTCGTCAGGAACGACTGCGCAATTTAGAAGGTACTTTTGTGGTGAGTAACCCCGGGTACCTAAAAGGCCGAAGTGTTTGGTTGATCGATGATGTAACCACTACAGGAGCAACATTTGAAGCTGTTGCAGAAGTTTTAAGGACAAGCGGAGTGGAAGCTGTCTATGGCTTGTGTTTGGCCGCAGGCCTTGAAAAGGGCTAG
- a CDS encoding zinc-ribbon domain containing protein, whose translation MAFEDKDLVCKDCGVTFIFTVGEQEFYAEKGFENEPQRCRECRNIRKQNRNSQEGRSREMFTVVCGDCGVETQVPFQPTSDRPVYCRECYQHHRPARDQY comes from the coding sequence ATGGCCTTTGAAGACAAAGATCTAGTGTGTAAAGACTGCGGAGTGACTTTTATTTTCACAGTTGGGGAGCAAGAATTCTATGCTGAGAAAGGTTTCGAAAATGAACCTCAGCGTTGCCGTGAATGCCGCAACATTCGCAAACAAAACCGTAATTCCCAAGAAGGAAGATCACGTGAAATGTTTACGGTTGTTTGTGGGGACTGCGGAGTTGAGACACAAGTACCTTTCCAACCTACATCTGATCGTCCAGTATACTGCCGTGAGTGCTATCAGCATCATCGTCCAGCTCGCGATCAATATTAA
- a CDS encoding amino acid ABC transporter permease: MGMNWHVVVDNMPILAKGALLTLELTAGAVAIGVVIGLFMALARLSKRKVVRAGAIAYIDFFRGTPLLVQIFLVYFGIPMLLKWQTMPDNYQYTAGILAMGLNSGAYIAEIFRAGIQSIDRGQTEAARSLGMTQAQALRYVILPQAFKRTIPPLGNEFIALLKDSSLLSIIAIQELFYTGKIIVGRTYQPLPMYLAVALYYLVMTQLIAQWVAYMERRLGKNDLG, from the coding sequence ATGGGAATGAACTGGCATGTGGTTGTTGATAATATGCCTATTCTTGCTAAAGGGGCACTGCTAACTTTAGAGCTTACGGCAGGTGCGGTTGCTATTGGGGTTGTCATTGGTTTATTTATGGCTTTGGCACGGCTATCCAAACGAAAGGTGGTTCGTGCGGGGGCAATTGCTTATATAGATTTCTTTCGAGGAACTCCTTTATTGGTTCAAATATTCTTGGTTTATTTTGGAATCCCAATGCTCCTTAAATGGCAGACGATGCCTGATAACTATCAGTACACCGCGGGTATATTGGCGATGGGACTTAACTCAGGGGCCTATATTGCAGAAATTTTTAGAGCAGGTATTCAGTCTATTGACCGGGGCCAAACTGAGGCAGCCAGGTCTTTAGGGATGACACAAGCTCAGGCATTGCGTTATGTTATTCTTCCCCAAGCTTTTAAACGAACAATTCCTCCTTTGGGCAATGAGTTTATTGCTTTGCTTAAAGATTCTTCACTATTATCCATAATAGCGATTCAAGAGCTTTTTTATACGGGAAAGATTATCGTTGGACGAACTTATCAACCCCTTCCAATGTATTTAGCGGTAGCCTTGTATTATCTGGTAATGACTCAGTTAATTGCTCAATGGGTTGCCTATATGGAGAGGAGGTTGGGTAAGAATGATCTTGGTTAA
- a CDS encoding glycosyltransferase — protein sequence MKKKSKILHIIGGGEVGGAEKHVLSVLQNLDRTRFDPHLICLTNGPFSDIVKENHIPVSTFPMRFPIDLTPLPSLINWINRQSIDLIHTHGSRANLLGRLSAKWLSLPCLTTIHSSLAHDYLSPWSARIALGLDRLTLPLTSAIITVSDYLGREVKLRGGRNLKTIYNGYSSISFNKPESDRLNFRKKWGIPKDALVLGTIGRLHPTKGQIYLIQAATQLLLKFPNLHLLIIGDGPLRGDLASELQRHTIPHTFTGYLPTAYQALPAMDLFVLPSISEGMGLVLLEAMQAGIPIVASAVGGIPEVIRNGKEGLLFSAGNVTDLTSKCLTIFESQALAQSLVQAGQNRWPMFSIDSMIKETEQVYISVLNQANTSTMA from the coding sequence ATGAAAAAAAAGTCCAAGATTCTACATATTATTGGTGGCGGAGAAGTAGGCGGAGCGGAGAAGCATGTATTGTCCGTACTCCAAAACTTAGATCGAACTCGTTTTGATCCTCACCTTATCTGCCTTACTAATGGCCCTTTTTCAGACATTGTCAAAGAAAATCATATCCCCGTATCTACTTTCCCAATGCGCTTCCCAATTGATCTTACCCCTTTGCCTTCCTTAATCAATTGGATAAATAGGCAATCTATCGACCTAATTCATACCCATGGTTCTCGGGCTAATCTTCTGGGACGCCTTAGTGCTAAATGGTTAAGTCTTCCCTGCCTGACCACCATTCACAGCTCCCTAGCTCACGACTATCTCTCTCCCTGGTCTGCACGGATAGCTCTTGGCCTTGATCGCTTAACTCTGCCTCTAACATCAGCAATCATTACTGTTTCCGACTATCTAGGAAGAGAAGTTAAATTACGGGGCGGACGAAATCTAAAAACTATTTATAATGGTTATTCATCTATTTCCTTCAATAAGCCAGAATCAGATCGTCTTAACTTTCGTAAGAAATGGGGGATCCCTAAGGATGCTCTTGTTCTCGGAACAATCGGTCGTCTTCATCCGACAAAAGGACAAATTTATCTAATTCAGGCAGCTACTCAACTACTTTTGAAATTTCCAAACTTGCACCTATTAATTATTGGAGACGGACCTTTAAGAGGAGATCTGGCTTCAGAGCTTCAGCGACATACTATTCCCCACACCTTTACCGGCTATCTGCCGACAGCATATCAAGCTCTTCCGGCTATGGATTTATTTGTCCTCCCCTCTATCAGTGAGGGCATGGGGCTGGTTCTGCTGGAAGCAATGCAAGCTGGGATCCCAATTGTAGCGAGTGCCGTCGGGGGGATCCCCGAAGTCATCCGCAACGGCAAAGAAGGACTGCTCTTTTCCGCTGGGAATGTAACAGATTTAACAAGCAAATGCTTAACAATTTTCGAAAGTCAAGCTTTAGCCCAATCCCTAGTTCAAGCAGGTCAGAACCGCTGGCCCATGTTTTCCATAGATAGTATGATCAAAGAAACCGAACAAGTATACATTAGTGTCTTAAACCAAGCAAACACGTCCACTATGGCTTAA
- the sigI gene encoding RNA polymerase sigma-I factor: MPEWEKQYSWQRLKDDLTARESFLAESQTFIRHVASQACFRSLEWGRDDELSEALIAFNEAIDLFVEDKGVPFLAYARVLIKRRLIDYHRKQRLRQSISIDQDDLGRRIDVHLGLDDFREQEQNLERAEEIRQFSKALLTFKLTFQDLVEVSPKHRDSRETLLRAAQELAFDPELWQQVERKGKIPMQALGIKTQIHAKVLERGRKYILAVAMLLANQNDYVYLREYVLPRERGAKG, from the coding sequence ATGCCAGAATGGGAAAAACAATATTCTTGGCAGCGTTTGAAGGACGACTTAACAGCTCGAGAGAGCTTTTTGGCAGAGTCTCAAACGTTTATTCGTCATGTGGCAAGCCAAGCTTGTTTTCGCTCTTTGGAATGGGGTAGAGATGACGAGCTATCTGAGGCTTTGATTGCTTTTAATGAAGCCATAGACCTGTTTGTAGAGGATAAAGGAGTACCTTTTTTGGCTTATGCCCGTGTGTTAATAAAAAGAAGATTGATTGATTATCATCGCAAACAGCGATTGCGTCAGTCAATATCTATAGATCAAGACGACCTGGGACGACGTATTGATGTCCATCTTGGTCTGGATGATTTTCGGGAGCAAGAACAAAACCTTGAAAGGGCAGAAGAAATTCGGCAATTCTCTAAAGCATTGTTGACCTTTAAACTGACTTTTCAGGACTTGGTAGAAGTATCCCCTAAACATCGAGATTCTCGAGAAACTTTACTCCGAGCTGCTCAAGAGTTGGCCTTTGATCCTGAGTTGTGGCAGCAAGTTGAACGCAAAGGGAAAATACCCATGCAAGCTTTAGGAATAAAAACACAAATCCATGCAAAGGTTTTAGAGCGAGGAAGAAAGTATATTCTTGCAGTTGCCATGCTTTTAGCAAACCAAAACGACTATGTATATCTACGGGAGTATGTTCTCCCGCGGGAAAGGGGGGCGAAAGGATGA
- the fabZ gene encoding 3-hydroxyacyl-ACP dehydratase FabZ, with protein MLESQEIQKIIPHRYPFLLVDRIIELEEGKKAVGIKNVTINDSFFQGHFPGHPIMPGVLIIEALAQVGTVAILKKPEYEGYLGLFAGLDDVKFKRQVIPGDQLRLVVELIKLRKTYGVAKGVAYVGDELAAEGTLKFFLEKKTSNQ; from the coding sequence GTGTTAGAAAGCCAAGAAATCCAGAAGATTATTCCACATCGTTACCCCTTTCTTCTGGTTGATCGGATCATTGAATTAGAAGAAGGAAAAAAGGCTGTAGGAATTAAGAATGTCACCATAAATGACTCCTTCTTTCAGGGGCATTTTCCCGGGCATCCTATTATGCCCGGAGTTTTGATCATAGAAGCACTCGCACAAGTTGGAACTGTAGCTATTCTCAAAAAGCCGGAGTATGAAGGTTACTTAGGCTTATTCGCCGGGTTAGATGATGTTAAGTTTAAGAGACAAGTCATACCAGGAGATCAACTGCGTTTGGTGGTTGAGCTTATCAAGTTGAGGAAGACATATGGGGTTGCTAAGGGCGTTGCCTATGTAGGAGATGAATTGGCGGCAGAAGGAACTCTTAAATTCTTCCTCGAGAAGAAGACTTCGAATCAGTGA
- a CDS encoding anti-sigma factor domain-containing protein produces MNKIKAVVLEKSGFRYTVLDKDGAFRHIHRRQTAEIGEEIEIQVPSIQWFGELRAWAGVAALFFLVLTTIFAWNLYQAPTAVALLSVDINPSVQFTIDDQGNLLNINSKNEDAEGLLKNIDFEGRPLDSILEEFVIEAYNQNFLKPEQSWVVVGYSPLSTNPSVEVEEKLNEERIMSRLRSDFEEKGFTPQVAVFAVTAEDRELAQKENLTLGEYALWQNAIKAGVVTPAEKLRDTRERVNLLENPKVQVQVNESKKDQQSASSIKGSMPDKSNKEDAKNNQPKNNTENLNNNLNDKTEENKKNQAGGDIINQGRGINDKGKEKELEKDIGEHGTKNNYDKSKEKEDSSLSSNVKRNYQSINKKADQQEKGNLDSNGNR; encoded by the coding sequence ATGAATAAGATAAAGGCGGTTGTTTTAGAAAAGTCTGGATTTCGCTATACGGTTCTTGATAAGGATGGAGCCTTTCGCCATATTCATAGACGTCAAACCGCTGAGATAGGTGAAGAAATAGAAATTCAAGTGCCTTCAATACAGTGGTTTGGAGAGTTAAGGGCATGGGCAGGAGTAGCGGCATTATTCTTTTTAGTTTTAACAACGATCTTTGCTTGGAACTTATACCAGGCACCGACTGCCGTCGCCTTACTCTCCGTTGATATTAATCCTAGCGTACAATTTACTATCGATGACCAAGGGAACTTACTCAACATAAACTCTAAAAATGAGGATGCCGAAGGTTTACTTAAAAATATCGATTTTGAGGGAAGACCGTTGGATAGTATTTTAGAAGAGTTTGTCATTGAGGCTTATAATCAAAACTTTCTAAAGCCTGAACAGTCTTGGGTAGTTGTAGGTTATTCGCCACTCTCAACCAACCCCTCTGTAGAAGTGGAAGAGAAGTTAAACGAAGAGCGAATTATGTCCAGGCTCAGATCTGATTTTGAAGAAAAAGGGTTTACTCCACAAGTTGCTGTCTTTGCAGTAACTGCTGAAGATCGTGAGCTAGCCCAAAAGGAAAATCTTACACTAGGAGAATATGCCCTTTGGCAGAACGCTATAAAGGCGGGAGTTGTTACACCTGCTGAGAAATTAAGGGATACAAGAGAACGAGTTAATTTGCTGGAAAATCCCAAAGTTCAGGTACAAGTAAATGAGAGTAAGAAGGATCAGCAATCAGCATCATCAATTAAGGGTAGTATGCCTGACAAGAGCAATAAAGAAGATGCAAAGAATAATCAACCAAAGAACAATACCGAAAACCTGAATAATAACTTAAATGATAAGACTGAAGAGAATAAGAAGAATCAAGCTGGCGGAGATATAATTAATCAAGGCAGAGGTATTAATGATAAAGGTAAAGAAAAAGAGTTAGAGAAAGATATTGGGGAACATGGGACAAAGAATAATTATGATAAGAGTAAAGAAAAAGAAGACTCATCATTATCTTCCAATGTAAAAAGAAACTATCAAAGTATCAATAAAAAAGCGGACCAACAAGAAAAGGGTAATTTAGATAGTAATGGTAATAGGTGA
- a CDS encoding O-antigen ligase family protein encodes MIGASLQQDIRARSNTVSFLALFLGLSLIAHGLYYPQEWLLLGLILSLHNLFKRLNRKGKYIAQRYLSPNRTDAILLGLVLLSLLGLLHPVKFLEGIFEGLHWAVLWLCYRLGMRIALDDTAKKHLLNYIEWLAVGVAFIGWLPWVSKVGGRLSSVFGYPNATAAFLGAVLLMSQHKKPVVLFLFISLLGTGSRAGVGLFLLVFGLQQILIRLKTLSRNGLIHNFKKLGIVHRYFKELWIVVLGIAGIFFVPLYYKSAWENLIAWGFTSSSWQERIVYFKDGILLAWNTGGLPQAGGWWAFPTVQHFPYWTADPHSSFIHVLLNQGVLGIIGIGVWGMFSLVSLCKTWVKSNFNTLSEIVLERLIVKFKIVTALIFLVMHSLLDADFSFGALGVLFWLLVGTLHNSKNSVRAQLLTQKKSVVYLKTIGIVSLRITLCLVFGGILLDPKLAERNQIWNLQAVECKKSDPNTSIELWTTSLKWDQTQVKIRQELAEHLLKQGDLDSGLDTINSVISWQPFEIMAYEWAQSVAWAAAELNREAQPEMSITLYRWVESVPLTIERRAARLSELDRKLWPGHKDFLPTEHIKMLADNARQRQLTQLLPKHKL; translated from the coding sequence GTGATTGGTGCATCTTTACAACAAGACATCAGAGCTAGGAGCAACACAGTAAGCTTCCTAGCTCTTTTTTTAGGACTAAGTTTAATTGCCCATGGCCTTTATTATCCTCAAGAATGGCTTTTATTGGGATTAATCCTTTCCCTACATAACCTATTTAAAAGATTAAATAGAAAAGGTAAGTACATAGCTCAGCGGTACCTGAGCCCAAACCGGACGGATGCTATCCTTTTAGGACTAGTTCTCCTTTCATTATTGGGGTTGCTGCATCCTGTCAAATTTTTAGAGGGCATATTTGAAGGGTTGCATTGGGCAGTCCTCTGGCTCTGCTATCGGCTGGGAATGAGGATTGCTTTAGATGATACCGCTAAAAAGCATCTTTTAAACTATATTGAATGGCTTGCAGTTGGTGTTGCCTTCATTGGTTGGCTGCCCTGGGTAAGTAAAGTAGGGGGGCGCCTGAGCTCAGTCTTTGGTTACCCTAACGCTACTGCAGCATTTTTGGGGGCGGTCCTCTTAATGTCTCAGCACAAGAAACCAGTTGTTTTATTTTTATTTATATCCTTATTGGGGACGGGTTCACGAGCTGGGGTAGGATTGTTCTTATTAGTTTTCGGATTACAGCAGATTTTGATAAGGCTCAAGACTTTAAGCAGAAATGGTTTAATCCATAACTTTAAGAAACTGGGAATAGTTCATAGATACTTTAAAGAATTATGGATTGTGGTACTGGGGATTGCCGGAATTTTCTTTGTTCCTCTCTATTATAAATCAGCCTGGGAAAACTTAATCGCCTGGGGTTTTACTTCTTCGAGCTGGCAAGAAAGGATTGTCTATTTTAAAGATGGAATTTTATTAGCCTGGAATACTGGGGGTCTTCCACAAGCCGGGGGATGGTGGGCTTTTCCAACAGTTCAGCATTTTCCCTATTGGACAGCAGATCCACATTCCAGTTTCATTCATGTACTGTTGAACCAAGGAGTCCTGGGAATTATCGGCATAGGGGTTTGGGGGATGTTTTCCCTGGTTTCGCTTTGTAAGACTTGGGTTAAAAGTAATTTCAACACCCTTTCAGAGATAGTGCTAGAAAGGTTAATAGTAAAATTCAAGATTGTTACGGCCTTGATTTTTTTAGTTATGCACAGTTTGTTAGATGCGGATTTTTCGTTTGGCGCTTTAGGTGTTTTATTTTGGTTGCTAGTCGGAACCCTCCATAACTCAAAAAATAGTGTTAGAGCTCAGCTTCTAACCCAGAAAAAATCCGTTGTCTATCTAAAAACCATAGGAATAGTTAGCTTAAGAATAACCCTCTGTCTGGTTTTTGGCGGCATCCTTTTAGATCCTAAGTTAGCAGAGAGAAACCAAATATGGAACTTGCAAGCTGTGGAGTGTAAAAAGTCGGATCCTAATACAAGTATAGAATTATGGACCACCAGTTTAAAATGGGATCAAACTCAAGTTAAGATCCGTCAAGAGTTGGCCGAGCATTTACTCAAACAAGGGGATCTGGATTCTGGGTTAGATACCATAAATAGCGTAATTTCATGGCAACCATTTGAGATTATGGCCTATGAATGGGCTCAGTCTGTTGCTTGGGCGGCGGCCGAACTTAATCGAGAGGCGCAACCAGAAATGTCCATAACCCTTTATCGTTGGGTGGAGAGCGTACCCCTTACTATTGAGAGAAGAGCAGCTAGACTTAGCGAGTTAGATCGTAAGCTATGGCCAGGGCACAAGGATTTTTTGCCAACGGAACATATAAAGATGCTGGCAGATAACGCCCGACAAAGACAACTCACACAACTCCTGCCAAAACATAAGTTGTAA
- a CDS encoding basic amino acid ABC transporter substrate-binding protein, producing the protein MFKSKFRFILTGLLSLSLLTLTGCGSTGTPAPSSNPAPEEKVLRVGSDIAYAPFEFMDESQKATGFDIELIQALGADMGYTKVNIETAAFDGLIPALQAGKYDCVISAMTITEERAKSVQFSNKYFLSGQYIAMKKGANFKSLNDLKGKKIGVQLNTTGQYAVEEKGMETNKYDTTPDAMNALISGGVDAVVADSPVVLWFQAQNPNAQIQSINADSGEEYYGIAMKLDNKELADKMNASLKKLMDSGKYNEIYKKWFKEDAPKF; encoded by the coding sequence ATGTTTAAGTCAAAATTTCGTTTTATTTTAACGGGACTACTTAGTTTAAGTCTTTTGACACTCACTGGTTGCGGAAGTACCGGCACACCTGCTCCATCGTCTAATCCTGCTCCCGAAGAAAAGGTTTTAAGAGTTGGATCCGATATCGCCTATGCACCCTTTGAGTTTATGGATGAAAGCCAAAAAGCTACGGGATTTGATATTGAGCTTATCCAGGCTCTCGGCGCAGATATGGGTTATACAAAAGTTAATATTGAGACAGCTGCATTTGATGGCTTAATTCCGGCTTTACAAGCAGGAAAGTATGATTGTGTTATTTCTGCTATGACAATTACCGAGGAACGAGCAAAAAGTGTCCAATTCAGTAACAAATACTTTTTAAGTGGCCAATACATCGCTATGAAAAAGGGTGCTAATTTCAAATCCTTGAATGACCTAAAAGGAAAGAAAATTGGAGTTCAACTCAATACTACAGGACAATATGCCGTTGAAGAAAAAGGTATGGAAACTAACAAATATGACACTACCCCGGACGCTATGAATGCCTTAATCAGCGGTGGTGTTGATGCAGTTGTGGCTGATTCTCCGGTTGTACTTTGGTTCCAAGCTCAAAACCCTAATGCCCAAATTCAATCTATAAACGCAGACTCAGGAGAAGAGTATTATGGTATAGCTATGAAGCTTGACAATAAGGAATTAGCGGATAAAATGAATGCTTCATTGAAAAAACTCATGGATAGCGGTAAATACAATGAGATTTACAAGAAGTGGTTCAAAGAGGATGCTCCCAAATTTTAA
- a CDS encoding amino acid ABC transporter ATP-binding protein — translation MILVKDLHKYFGMLEVLKGINCHIKEKEVVVVIGPSGSGKSTFLRCLNKLEEPTRGEITVDGIPLNSDVNVNAIRREVGMVFQRFNLFPHMTALENIVLAPEVVRKTNKAEARKYGMELLAKVGLYDKANEYPDRLSGGQQQRVAIARALAMKPKIMLFDEATSALDPEMVGEVLSVMKDLAREGMTMVVVTHEMGFAREVGDRVIFMDEGIIMEEGKPNEVFENPKNPRTQAFLSKIL, via the coding sequence ATGATCTTGGTTAAGGATTTGCACAAATATTTTGGGATGCTAGAAGTTCTTAAAGGGATTAATTGCCATATCAAAGAAAAGGAAGTTGTCGTCGTCATTGGCCCCAGTGGCTCTGGCAAGAGTACGTTCTTACGTTGCTTAAACAAATTAGAAGAGCCCACCAGAGGGGAAATAACCGTAGATGGAATTCCACTGAACTCCGATGTCAATGTGAATGCAATTCGGCGGGAGGTTGGCATGGTTTTTCAACGCTTTAACCTCTTTCCCCATATGACTGCCCTTGAAAATATTGTTCTGGCGCCTGAAGTCGTACGCAAAACCAATAAAGCGGAAGCCCGAAAGTATGGAATGGAACTTTTAGCTAAAGTGGGCTTGTATGATAAAGCCAACGAATATCCGGATCGTCTTTCTGGCGGACAGCAGCAACGGGTGGCTATTGCTCGAGCACTAGCCATGAAACCTAAGATTATGCTTTTCGATGAGGCTACCTCTGCTCTTGACCCGGAAATGGTGGGAGAGGTCTTATCCGTTATGAAGGATCTAGCTCGGGAAGGAATGACTATGGTCGTTGTAACACATGAGATGGGATTTGCCCGTGAAGTAGGAGATAGAGTGATTTTTATGGATGAAGGGATTATCATGGAAGAGGGAAAGCCGAACGAGGTGTTTGAGAATCCAAAAAATCCAAGAACACAGGCCTTTTTAAGTAAAATATTATAA
- a CDS encoding helicase-related protein codes for MLFFLTIEDKYILRFRPFEESANFDSRVVCYLSAPLPLAIIQWAAEQLTRGQARDFCGENLEVMKKRISKVLNEYSSGLDLKWKVPERYSSAEDSMTLGKEVGNGNETWHAINQLVSGKQLSVRDLRALAKDFSLKDREIIDLVHNNVLQGTAQWVPSVKRNSKGWQCQRCGEKDVEEWPSFYGLAATCGSCGSIGPSTSLDVLYRDQRLLLNTSAKVRFQPRWSLTEAQNIASEQVAEFIGGTSDKALLWAACGAGKTEVCFPSAAGALEQGKSVLFAAPRQDVIYDIAPRFQRDFPDYPVQVLSGNTSNRFQVGNMVLATTHQVLRFWQCFDIIFLDEMDAFPYRGNRALDWGLNHALRPGGKFLYLTATPSTEALESVRKGEMLLIRLPARHHRKPLPVPIWAKYSGSFERNECTSFLIERLELLRRSGPLLIFVPKISWVAPWIKSLKKQFPYWSVEGSYSSDSERGPKLKNLKNGQYDIFVSTTILERGITLPGIQVVVFGADHPVFDERALVQMAGRVGRSAEYPDGEAVFVSKNMTPAIKTAVSWIKEQNKLALKLRLIQL; via the coding sequence ATGCTCTTTTTTCTGACCATAGAAGACAAGTATATACTGAGATTTAGGCCCTTTGAAGAAAGTGCTAATTTTGATTCGAGAGTAGTTTGCTATCTCAGTGCCCCTCTCCCGTTAGCAATAATTCAATGGGCTGCTGAACAATTGACTAGGGGACAAGCAAGGGATTTTTGCGGCGAGAATCTGGAGGTCATGAAAAAACGTATCTCTAAAGTCTTAAATGAGTATAGCTCTGGTTTAGATTTGAAATGGAAAGTGCCGGAAAGATATTCCTCGGCTGAAGACTCCATGACGCTTGGAAAGGAGGTTGGAAACGGTAACGAAACTTGGCATGCAATCAATCAACTGGTCAGCGGCAAGCAACTTTCGGTTAGGGATTTACGAGCCTTGGCCAAAGATTTTAGCCTGAAAGATCGGGAAATCATAGATCTTGTGCATAATAATGTACTCCAGGGAACAGCGCAATGGGTTCCCTCTGTGAAGAGAAATTCAAAGGGATGGCAATGTCAGCGGTGTGGAGAAAAAGATGTAGAAGAGTGGCCCAGCTTTTATGGCTTAGCCGCAACCTGTGGAAGTTGTGGGAGTATTGGGCCGAGCACATCTTTGGATGTGCTTTATAGAGATCAGCGTTTGCTTTTGAATACCTCGGCTAAAGTACGATTTCAGCCTCGTTGGAGTCTGACAGAGGCACAAAACATAGCTAGTGAACAGGTAGCAGAATTCATTGGAGGAACCTCTGATAAAGCACTTTTATGGGCAGCCTGTGGAGCGGGTAAAACAGAGGTTTGTTTCCCATCAGCTGCTGGAGCCTTAGAACAGGGGAAATCCGTCCTTTTCGCTGCACCACGACAAGATGTCATATACGATATAGCGCCAAGATTCCAAAGAGACTTTCCTGATTATCCAGTTCAAGTATTGTCAGGTAACACTTCAAATAGATTCCAGGTAGGAAATATGGTATTAGCAACAACCCATCAGGTACTAAGATTTTGGCAATGCTTTGATATTATTTTTCTTGATGAAATGGATGCCTTTCCCTATCGAGGAAATAGAGCATTAGACTGGGGGTTAAACCATGCCCTGCGCCCAGGTGGTAAATTTCTATATCTGACGGCAACCCCCTCAACTGAAGCCCTGGAATCTGTTCGGAAAGGTGAAATGTTGCTTATTCGGCTACCGGCTAGGCATCATAGAAAGCCTCTGCCTGTTCCGATTTGGGCAAAGTACAGTGGTTCTTTTGAACGTAATGAGTGTACAAGTTTTCTAATAGAAAGGCTCGAATTATTAAGGAGAAGCGGCCCATTGCTTATTTTTGTGCCCAAAATTTCCTGGGTAGCTCCCTGGATTAAGAGTTTGAAAAAACAGTTTCCATATTGGAGTGTTGAAGGAAGCTACAGCTCGGATTCTGAGCGTGGCCCAAAACTTAAAAATTTGAAGAATGGCCAATATGATATTTTTGTAAGTACAACCATCTTAGAAAGAGGAATTACCCTGCCCGGGATCCAAGTGGTAGTTTTCGGGGCAGACCATCCAGTCTTTGATGAGCGAGCATTGGTTCAGATGGCGGGAAGGGTAGGGAGATCTGCAGAATATCCAGACGGAGAAGCGGTTTTTGTATCAAAGAACATGACACCGGCTATAAAGACTGCGGTGAGCTGGATTAAGGAACAGAATAAATTAGCCTTAAAATTGAGGTTGATCCAACTTTGA